A region of Microbacterium suwonense DNA encodes the following proteins:
- a CDS encoding glyoxalase, with protein MNIHSITIEVADNEDVAATEHFYQDAFGLDDRIRVGVSSTSTSGFRGFAPSLIFTQPADVDVLFHKAISGGAEVLKPVAKSLWGYGGSLRAADGTVWQIASASKTGDGRPTGTIEKLVLLLGVEDVKASKRFYEEQGVKVSKSYGSKYVEFDSGRIALALYKSANLAKQVGVPPEGRGHTVSP; from the coding sequence ATGAACATTCACAGCATCACCATCGAGGTCGCCGATAACGAGGATGTGGCGGCCACCGAGCACTTCTATCAGGACGCCTTCGGCCTGGACGACCGGATCAGAGTGGGCGTCTCATCGACGTCGACCAGTGGCTTCCGTGGCTTCGCTCCGTCGCTGATCTTCACACAGCCTGCCGACGTCGACGTTCTCTTTCACAAGGCGATCTCTGGTGGGGCTGAGGTCCTCAAACCGGTCGCAAAGAGTCTGTGGGGCTATGGCGGGTCACTTCGAGCCGCAGACGGCACGGTGTGGCAGATCGCGAGTGCGAGCAAGACCGGTGATGGGCGGCCGACGGGCACGATCGAGAAACTGGTCCTGCTGCTCGGCGTCGAGGACGTCAAGGCGAGCAAACGCTTCTATGAGGAACAGGGCGTGAAGGTGTCCAAGAGCTACGGCAGCAAGTATGTCGAGTTCGATTCCGGCCGCATCGCACTGGCGCTCTACAAGAGCGCCAACCTCGCCAAGCAGGTCGGGGTCCCGCCGGAGGGGAGGGGTCACACCGTCTCACCGTGA
- a CDS encoding SGNH/GDSL hydrolase family protein — protein sequence MAEVRFVAIGDSFTEGVGDELPDGSVRGWADIVAQGWADAGGHTVQYANLAIRGKLAWPIVEQQLEPALALQPTHLSFNAGGNDMLRPNADIEHIADAFTRVLRRCDEEGVRLIVLSGANPSGRLPMGRMVQRRGDELSAAVLRRIDGRPDVARALNWPDSELSRPVYWSEDRLHMNAYGHHRVAARVLEALGHEAPGEWWRAPEHPFVGPDGYAYYRQFVAPWIRRRLTGTSSGDGRTAKFGAWVERVPQ from the coding sequence ATGGCAGAAGTGCGATTCGTGGCGATCGGAGACTCGTTCACCGAGGGCGTCGGCGATGAGCTGCCCGACGGCAGCGTCCGCGGGTGGGCCGACATCGTCGCACAGGGATGGGCGGATGCCGGTGGTCACACCGTGCAGTACGCCAACCTCGCGATTCGTGGAAAGCTGGCCTGGCCGATCGTCGAGCAGCAGCTCGAACCGGCGCTTGCGCTGCAGCCCACGCATCTGTCGTTCAATGCGGGTGGGAACGACATGCTCCGCCCGAATGCCGACATCGAGCACATCGCCGACGCGTTCACCCGAGTGCTGCGACGATGCGACGAGGAGGGCGTGCGGCTGATCGTGCTGTCGGGTGCGAACCCGAGTGGGCGTCTGCCGATGGGGAGGATGGTGCAGCGGCGCGGCGATGAGCTCTCCGCCGCGGTGCTGCGCAGAATCGATGGTCGCCCGGATGTCGCGCGCGCTCTGAACTGGCCGGATTCCGAGCTGTCGCGTCCGGTGTACTGGTCGGAGGATCGGCTGCATATGAACGCCTACGGGCACCATCGCGTTGCCGCCCGCGTGCTGGAAGCGCTCGGTCACGAGGCGCCGGGGGAGTGGTGGAGGGCTCCCGAGCATCCGTTTGTCGGCCCCGACGGCTACGCCTACTACCGTCAGTTCGTCGCGCCGTGGATCAGACGGCGCCTGACCGGAACCTCGTCCGGTGACGGTCGGACCGCGAAGTTCGGCGCATGGGTCGAACGGGTGCCGCAGTGA
- a CDS encoding YczE/YyaS/YitT family protein yields MRRLTGRRLWRRVPQLLVGLFLYGIGIAFMIRGVIGAAPWDVLAQGIATHVPLTFGTITIAVSGVVLLMWIPLRQKLGIGTVLNALLVGPSADIGFLLIPEIDVLWVRVVFFAIGLTVLAAATGLYIGAHFGPGPRDGLMTGLHRVTKRPIWVVRTALEVTVVAIGWLLGGNVGVGTVAFALLVGPMCQYFMQIFDVRPAPQPTRARA; encoded by the coding sequence GTGAGACGTCTGACCGGACGCCGACTGTGGCGTCGGGTGCCGCAGCTGCTGGTCGGGCTGTTCCTGTACGGCATCGGCATCGCGTTCATGATCCGGGGTGTGATCGGCGCCGCTCCCTGGGATGTGCTCGCGCAGGGCATCGCCACGCACGTGCCGCTCACCTTCGGGACGATCACGATCGCTGTGAGCGGCGTGGTGCTGCTGATGTGGATCCCGCTGCGGCAGAAACTCGGAATCGGCACGGTGCTCAACGCGCTGCTGGTCGGACCGTCGGCCGATATCGGATTCCTGCTGATTCCCGAGATCGACGTGCTCTGGGTGCGCGTGGTGTTCTTCGCGATCGGCTTGACGGTGCTGGCAGCGGCGACCGGACTGTACATCGGCGCACATTTCGGGCCTGGTCCTCGCGACGGCCTCATGACCGGGCTTCACCGCGTGACGAAGCGACCGATCTGGGTAGTCCGCACAGCGCTGGAGGTCACGGTCGTCGCCATCGGCTGGCTGCTCGGCGGCAATGTGGGCGTGGGAACCGTCGCCTTCGCGCTGCTGGTCGGCCCGATGTGCCAGTACTTCATGCAGATCTTCGATGTGCGCCCGGCTCCACAACCGACACGCGCCCGCGCATGA